The proteins below are encoded in one region of Nitrospira sp.:
- a CDS encoding maltooligosyl trehalose synthase: MSTGSAVPPFIPTATYRVQLNHRFTFKAAAQLIPYLHELGITDLYCSPYFKAVPGSMHGYDVVDPTRLNPELGSEADYQELVAALRRHGMGQVLDVVANHMGITPQATNEWWRDMLENGPSSPYASFFDIDWDPVKADLKDKVLLPILGDHYGVVLENQELELAYERGAFIVRYYEHSLPIAPKSSVMILAHRLEELFQEASANSPHVMELQSIITALRHLPSRQERSPELVEERYREKEIIKARLAALYDGSPTIRHHLDENVRLINGNRGDVHSFDLLDQILNDQAYRLAYWRVAAEEINYRRFFDINELAAIRMEDPAVFEESHALLFRLLKEGAVTGLRIDHVDGLYDPADYLSKLQAWARSTLPESPQAHDRPLYVVVEKILGVNEELPANWLVYGTSGYEFLALVNSLFVARANERAFDSIYAQFTKQASSFEELSYQCKQLIMESSMASELNVLGHQLDRLSEQDRRSRDFTLNSLTHAIREIIACFPVYRTYMTGGEFGVLDRDRVFIWQAVTRAKRRNPTVSRQVFDFVRDLLLRPVDPAEPALGERLRFVTKFQQTTSPVTAKGVEDTAFYRYHRFISLNEVGSDPHVFGTPPFLVHQQLKTRQERWPAALSATSTHDTKRSEDVRARLNALSEVPKPWKERVSRWKKLNKRWKTIVDDEPVPGAQDEYLLYQTLLGAWPLERPSEDQYAVLIGRIQGYMIKALKEAKLHTSWISPNREYEEAVSQFVANILDRTESDPFLSDFLPFQDRLAQYGLYNSLSQLLFKVAAPGVPDFYQGTELWDFSLVDPDNRRPVDFSERMDTLRTLRNAVGTPPGRVDLVRELLRTRADGRIKLYVTAEGLRCRRAHADLFREGTYIPLEPSGEQHEHVFAFARSHAGQSALAVIPRLLTQLIPDPHAPPLGETVWGNTQLLLPQLDGMRRFRNVLTGAILTAHAEQDHSALPVGRIFEDLPVALLVSEDR; the protein is encoded by the coding sequence ATGTCGACCGGCAGCGCAGTGCCTCCGTTTATCCCGACGGCAACGTACCGGGTACAACTCAATCACCGCTTCACGTTCAAAGCGGCCGCGCAGCTGATTCCGTATCTTCACGAGCTCGGAATCACGGACCTGTACTGCTCCCCTTATTTTAAGGCCGTGCCGGGAAGTATGCACGGCTATGACGTCGTCGACCCCACACGTCTCAATCCCGAACTGGGCTCCGAGGCAGACTACCAGGAACTCGTCGCCGCACTCCGTCGCCATGGCATGGGGCAAGTTCTCGACGTGGTCGCCAACCATATGGGCATTACGCCACAGGCCACCAACGAGTGGTGGCGCGATATGCTCGAAAACGGCCCCAGTTCGCCGTATGCCTCGTTTTTCGACATTGACTGGGATCCGGTCAAAGCGGATCTCAAGGACAAAGTTCTGTTGCCCATCCTGGGCGATCACTACGGAGTGGTGCTGGAAAACCAGGAACTGGAATTGGCCTATGAGCGGGGCGCGTTCATCGTGCGTTATTACGAGCATTCCCTCCCGATTGCGCCCAAGTCGAGCGTGATGATCCTCGCACATCGACTAGAGGAACTGTTCCAAGAGGCAAGCGCGAACAGCCCACACGTGATGGAATTGCAGAGCATTATTACGGCCCTTCGACATCTCCCGAGCCGACAGGAACGCTCGCCCGAACTCGTCGAGGAACGGTACCGCGAGAAGGAAATCATCAAGGCACGTCTGGCCGCTCTCTACGACGGCAGCCCGACTATTCGGCACCATCTCGACGAGAACGTCCGGCTGATCAATGGGAATCGGGGCGATGTTCACAGCTTTGATCTGTTGGATCAGATTCTGAACGACCAAGCCTACCGCCTGGCCTACTGGCGGGTGGCCGCCGAAGAAATCAACTACCGGCGATTCTTCGACATCAACGAATTGGCGGCCATTCGGATGGAAGACCCGGCGGTGTTCGAAGAATCCCACGCACTGCTGTTTCGGCTCCTCAAGGAAGGCGCGGTCACCGGATTGCGTATCGACCACGTCGACGGCTTGTACGATCCCGCGGATTACCTGTCGAAGCTGCAAGCGTGGGCGCGTTCCACGCTGCCGGAGTCGCCCCAAGCGCACGACCGGCCGCTGTATGTCGTGGTGGAGAAAATCCTGGGGGTCAATGAGGAATTACCCGCTAACTGGCTCGTGTACGGGACGTCGGGCTACGAGTTCCTAGCCCTCGTGAACTCGTTATTCGTCGCCCGTGCCAACGAGCGGGCGTTCGACTCGATTTACGCCCAGTTCACGAAGCAGGCGTCGTCGTTTGAAGAATTGAGCTATCAGTGCAAGCAGCTCATCATGGAATCGTCGATGGCCAGTGAGCTCAACGTGTTGGGGCATCAGCTCGACCGACTCTCCGAACAGGATCGCCGCTCGCGCGACTTTACCCTCAACAGTTTGACACACGCAATTCGAGAGATCATTGCCTGCTTTCCTGTCTACCGGACCTACATGACGGGCGGAGAATTCGGCGTGTTGGATCGCGATCGCGTGTTCATCTGGCAGGCCGTGACGAGGGCGAAGCGTCGCAACCCGACCGTCAGTCGGCAGGTCTTTGATTTCGTGCGGGATCTTCTCCTCCGGCCGGTCGACCCGGCCGAGCCGGCCCTCGGTGAGCGCTTACGTTTCGTCACGAAGTTCCAGCAGACCACCAGCCCGGTGACGGCCAAAGGCGTGGAGGACACGGCATTCTATCGCTACCACCGCTTTATTTCGTTGAATGAGGTGGGGAGCGATCCTCATGTGTTCGGCACCCCCCCGTTTCTGGTTCACCAGCAACTCAAGACCCGACAGGAACGTTGGCCGGCGGCGTTGTCTGCGACCTCCACGCACGACACGAAGCGCAGCGAAGACGTCCGTGCGCGTCTGAACGCATTGTCCGAGGTCCCGAAGCCGTGGAAAGAGCGTGTGTCTCGATGGAAGAAGCTCAACAAGCGGTGGAAGACGATCGTGGACGACGAACCCGTGCCCGGTGCACAGGATGAATATCTCTTGTATCAAACCCTTCTCGGAGCATGGCCGCTCGAACGGCCGAGCGAAGACCAGTATGCCGTACTCATCGGCCGCATTCAGGGTTACATGATCAAGGCCCTGAAGGAGGCCAAGCTCCACACCAGTTGGATCAGTCCCAACCGTGAATACGAAGAGGCCGTCTCGCAATTCGTGGCCAACATCCTGGACCGGACCGAGTCCGATCCGTTTCTAAGCGACTTTCTCCCGTTCCAGGATCGCTTGGCACAGTACGGTCTGTACAATTCCCTGTCTCAGCTCCTATTCAAAGTTGCCGCCCCTGGCGTTCCTGATTTTTACCAAGGTACGGAACTATGGGACTTCAGTTTGGTCGATCCAGACAACCGGCGGCCGGTTGACTTCTCCGAACGCATGGACACACTCAGGACGTTGAGGAACGCTGTGGGTACTCCGCCCGGACGTGTCGACCTCGTCCGCGAGTTATTGCGCACGCGCGCCGACGGCCGTATCAAGCTGTATGTGACGGCCGAGGGACTGCGATGTCGACGCGCGCATGCGGATCTCTTTCGAGAGGGCACGTACATCCCTCTCGAGCCCTCAGGAGAACAACACGAGCACGTCTTTGCCTTCGCTCGGTCGCATGCCGGACAGTCCGCCCTCGCCGTCATCCCGAGACTACTGACGCAGCTGATCCCGGACCCACACGCCCCGCCGCTGGGCGAGACTGTGTGGGGGAATACCCAACTGCTCCTCCCTCAACTGGACGGAATGAGACGGTTCCGTAACGTGTTGACTGGGGCTATACTGACGGCACACGCAGAGCAGGATCATTCCGCCCTACCGGTTGGACGCATCTTCGAAGACCTGCCGGTTGCACTGCTAGTGAGCGAGGATCGATGA
- the glgC gene encoding glucose-1-phosphate adenylyltransferase, protein MLAMIMAGGKGERLMPLTEQRSKPAVPFGGKYRIVDFVLSNFLNSDILAMYVLVQYRSQSLIEHLRRAWRIGGRIKQHFITVVPPQMKARGGWYEGTADAVYHNLNLIHDFAPDLVAVFGADHIYRMDINQMVEHHRDHQAHVTVAALPVPLHAATGFGIIEADSAGQIVGFQEKPKHPKPMPHDPEHAYSSMGNYVFETDLLVKVLEEDAARPGSHDFGRDILPRLLKKHRLVAYNFSENVVPGLKPYEERGYWRDVGTLEAYWQAHMDMLGPTPLLDLRNDHWPILSDTFDGPIASFARATLEDAIVGQGSMIVDAKIRRSVIGRNVQIDHGAEIEECVILDNARIGSKARLRRVIVDRFNVIPEATELGLGGKHDKQWPRTTPSGLVVLPRQRRGLPPGGKR, encoded by the coding sequence GTGCTGGCCATGATCATGGCCGGAGGGAAAGGCGAACGACTGATGCCGCTAACCGAACAGCGGAGCAAGCCCGCCGTGCCGTTCGGAGGGAAATATCGCATCGTCGACTTTGTGCTCAGCAATTTTCTGAATTCAGACATCCTTGCGATGTACGTCCTGGTGCAATACCGGTCGCAATCACTTATCGAGCACCTCCGTCGAGCATGGCGGATCGGGGGACGTATCAAGCAGCACTTCATTACGGTCGTACCGCCTCAGATGAAGGCGCGGGGCGGCTGGTACGAAGGGACGGCGGATGCGGTGTATCACAACCTCAACCTGATCCACGACTTTGCGCCCGACCTGGTGGCGGTGTTCGGCGCCGATCACATCTACCGCATGGACATCAATCAAATGGTCGAACATCATCGAGACCATCAGGCCCACGTCACCGTCGCCGCGCTCCCCGTTCCACTTCATGCCGCCACGGGCTTCGGGATCATCGAGGCCGACTCCGCTGGTCAGATTGTTGGATTCCAGGAAAAGCCGAAGCACCCCAAGCCAATGCCCCACGACCCGGAACACGCCTATTCGTCGATGGGGAATTACGTATTCGAAACGGACCTCTTGGTGAAGGTCTTGGAGGAGGATGCCGCACGTCCGGGTTCACACGACTTCGGCCGCGACATTCTCCCACGCCTCCTCAAGAAGCATCGGTTGGTCGCCTACAATTTCAGCGAGAACGTCGTGCCCGGCCTCAAACCCTATGAGGAACGCGGCTATTGGCGCGACGTCGGCACGCTCGAGGCCTACTGGCAAGCCCACATGGACATGCTGGGGCCGACCCCGCTCTTGGACTTGCGCAACGATCATTGGCCCATCCTCAGCGACACGTTTGACGGTCCCATCGCGAGCTTTGCACGGGCGACTCTTGAGGACGCGATCGTCGGCCAAGGCAGTATGATCGTCGACGCAAAGATTCGCCGATCGGTCATCGGACGCAATGTGCAGATCGACCACGGTGCCGAAATTGAGGAATGCGTCATTCTGGATAATGCACGTATTGGATCGAAAGCCCGTCTTCGGCGGGTCATTGTGGATCGCTTCAACGTCATCCCCGAAGCCACGGAGTTGGGCCTAGGCGGGAAACACGACAAGCAATGGCCCCGCACGACCCCTTCCGGTTTGGTGGTCCTCCCACGGCAACGGCGAGGACTGCCTCCAGGCGGAAAGCGGTAG
- the glgE gene encoding alpha-1,4-glucan:maltose-1-phosphate maltosyltransferase encodes MEARTEAMNAAREATSWTSIIIERVEPEIDSGRHPIKREVGDRLEITADIFKEGHDELTCILQYRTHKDEVWQEAPMRPVGNDRWSGYFDLTQNTRYRYTIGAYVNLYGSWRQEITKKHEAGEHIASELLEGRDLIAEASRRATGHDGERIQEWLRRWRSEDSASVQLDVALNPEVAALVERHQERRAWTMYDRELEVIVDRGLARYGAWYEFFPRSQGSDPGRGSTFKDCEARLPAIKAMGFDVVYLTPIHPIGRTNRKGKNNALTARAGDPGSPYAIGNEHGGHDAVEPDLGTIEDFDRFQEATRALGMEIALDFAINCSPDHPYVRSHPEWFAHRPDGTIKYAENPPKKYQDIYNVDFYCADWRGLWNEMKRVILFWVGHGVKIFRVDNPHTKPVAFWAWLIRDVQERHPEVMFLSEAFTRPKMMRALAKVGFTQSYTYFTWRNFKQEIADYLLELSRSEMKEYFRPNFFTNTPDILPEILQHGGRPAFKFRLVLAATLSPSYGIYSGYELCENRALPGKEEYLDSEKYEFKVWDWDRAGNLVEYVTTINRIRRENPALLELENVDFYDADNEHILFYGKSTLDRRNTVLIAVNLNPFQAQEARLRVPIESLGIKPDEMYQLHNLITDQRDLVKGDQYPIRLDPQVEPAAIYAVRRWTHREQEFDYFF; translated from the coding sequence ATGGAAGCGAGGACCGAAGCCATGAACGCGGCACGTGAAGCGACGAGTTGGACGTCGATCATCATCGAGCGGGTGGAGCCGGAGATCGACTCCGGCCGGCATCCCATCAAACGAGAGGTCGGAGATCGTTTAGAGATTACCGCAGACATCTTCAAGGAGGGCCACGACGAGCTTACCTGTATCCTTCAGTACCGAACCCACAAAGACGAGGTATGGCAGGAAGCGCCCATGCGGCCGGTCGGGAACGATCGTTGGTCAGGCTATTTCGACCTGACACAAAATACACGCTATCGGTATACCATCGGCGCCTATGTGAACCTGTACGGCTCCTGGCGGCAGGAAATCACGAAAAAGCACGAGGCCGGCGAACACATCGCCAGCGAGTTATTGGAGGGCCGAGATCTAATCGCCGAGGCGTCTCGACGCGCGACGGGACACGACGGCGAACGTATTCAGGAGTGGCTCCGACGGTGGCGATCCGAGGACTCGGCATCGGTCCAACTGGACGTCGCACTGAATCCGGAGGTCGCAGCCCTGGTGGAGCGGCACCAGGAGCGCCGGGCCTGGACGATGTATGATCGCGAACTCGAGGTGATTGTCGACAGAGGATTGGCCCGGTACGGCGCGTGGTACGAGTTCTTTCCGCGCTCTCAAGGCAGCGACCCTGGGCGCGGGAGCACGTTCAAGGATTGCGAGGCGCGCCTCCCTGCGATCAAAGCCATGGGTTTCGATGTCGTCTATCTCACACCCATTCACCCCATCGGACGGACGAACCGAAAAGGGAAGAATAACGCGTTGACTGCCCGAGCCGGAGATCCCGGCAGTCCCTATGCCATCGGCAACGAGCACGGGGGGCATGACGCGGTCGAGCCCGACTTGGGTACGATCGAGGACTTCGATCGCTTCCAGGAAGCCACACGCGCCCTCGGCATGGAGATCGCGCTCGACTTTGCCATCAATTGTTCCCCCGATCATCCTTACGTGCGATCGCACCCCGAGTGGTTCGCCCATCGGCCCGATGGCACGATCAAGTATGCCGAAAATCCGCCCAAGAAATACCAAGACATTTACAACGTCGACTTCTACTGCGCCGATTGGCGGGGCCTCTGGAACGAAATGAAGCGCGTGATTCTATTCTGGGTCGGACACGGAGTGAAAATCTTCCGGGTCGACAACCCGCACACGAAGCCGGTAGCCTTTTGGGCCTGGCTGATTCGCGACGTGCAGGAGCGCCATCCGGAAGTCATGTTTCTGTCTGAGGCCTTCACGCGACCCAAGATGATGCGCGCGCTTGCGAAGGTCGGTTTCACGCAGTCGTACACCTACTTCACGTGGCGCAATTTCAAACAGGAAATAGCGGATTATCTGCTGGAGCTCTCCCGCAGTGAAATGAAAGAGTATTTCCGTCCCAATTTCTTCACGAATACTCCGGACATCTTGCCCGAGATTCTCCAACATGGGGGTCGACCAGCCTTTAAATTTCGCTTGGTCCTGGCGGCCACCCTTTCACCTTCATACGGCATCTACAGCGGATACGAGCTGTGTGAGAACCGCGCCCTTCCAGGCAAGGAAGAGTACCTCGATTCCGAAAAGTATGAATTCAAGGTCTGGGATTGGGACCGAGCCGGAAATCTCGTCGAGTACGTCACCACCATCAATCGAATCCGGCGTGAAAATCCGGCGTTGCTCGAATTAGAAAACGTGGACTTTTACGACGCCGACAACGAACATATTCTTTTCTACGGCAAGAGCACACTGGATCGCCGCAATACGGTTCTGATTGCGGTCAACCTGAATCCTTTTCAGGCGCAAGAGGCGAGGCTCCGAGTCCCGATCGAATCGCTTGGCATCAAACCCGATGAAATGTATCAGCTTCACAATCTCATCACCGACCAACGCGATCTCGTGAAGGGCGATCAGTATCCCATCCGTCTGGACCCCCAAGTGGAACCGGCGGCGATCTATGCCGTACGTCGATGGACGCATCGGGAGCAGGAGTTCGATTACTTTTTCTGA
- a CDS encoding TetR family transcriptional regulator, producing MLNMAARADVPRSRVERRKEKTKRTLLQVARQLFSEKGIYWAKVEDITELADLGKGTFYKYFDSKEAIIHTLLDEGLAELLYETEQTVRSASSPAKLLNAVIGARVDFFLRHPDFLLLFHQVRGLMQLQLGASKNLREVYDSHLRRLALLLKPALASGGPHTPRELATAVAAYTSGLLTYHVLFDGYEAVSRRRDSFVRELERSLHGFVKLGNGGRS from the coding sequence ATGTTGAACATGGCGGCCCGCGCTGACGTCCCACGGTCTCGCGTGGAGCGGCGCAAGGAAAAGACCAAGCGGACGCTGTTGCAAGTGGCGCGTCAATTATTTTCGGAGAAAGGAATTTACTGGGCCAAGGTGGAAGACATCACAGAATTGGCCGACCTCGGAAAGGGCACGTTCTACAAGTATTTCGACTCGAAGGAGGCGATCATCCACACTCTCCTCGATGAAGGACTCGCCGAGCTGCTATACGAAACGGAGCAAACGGTTCGATCCGCCTCTTCCCCCGCCAAGCTCCTGAATGCGGTGATCGGCGCGCGCGTGGATTTTTTTCTCCGGCATCCAGACTTCTTGTTGCTCTTTCATCAAGTCAGAGGATTGATGCAACTGCAACTCGGAGCCTCCAAGAACCTGAGAGAGGTCTACGATAGCCATCTTCGCCGGCTGGCTCTCTTGCTCAAGCCGGCGCTCGCGTCGGGGGGCCCTCATACCCCGCGCGAGCTCGCCACGGCCGTGGCCGCCTATACGTCTGGATTGCTGACCTATCACGTGCTGTTCGACGGGTATGAGGCGGTGTCGCGACGACGCGATTCGTTTGTCAGGGAATTGGAGCGAAGCCTCCACGGATTCGTCAAACTGGGGAACGGAGGCCGGTCGTGA